The genomic region GGCCTACGGCGACGAGGTGGCGTTCACCACGGCCGCGCCCCCGTCGAGCCCGAGCGTCACGACGAGCGCGGGGAGCAGCGCGTTCAGCCCCGCCCTCGGGCCCGTGGTCGTCGACCCCGGCCTCACCGTCTCCGACGACGACGTGCACGGCGCCACCGTGAGCATCGAGTCGGGCTTCACGCCGGGCGACACGCTCGCCTTCACGCCGCTGCACGGCGTGACCGGCAGCTTCAACGCCGCGACGGGCGTCCTCACGCTCACCGGCACCGCGACCGCCGCCCAGTACCAGGAGGTGCTGCGCGGCGTCACGTTCTCCACGGCCAGCCAGGCCAGCGACGCGCCGCGCACGATCACCTTCAACCTCGCGGGCGAGGCGCTCTACCTGGCCTACTCCGGGCACTTCTACGAGTTCGTCACCGCCCCCGCCATCACCTGGACCGACGCCCACGCCCGCGCCGAGGCCATGAGCTCCTACGGCTCCGCCGGCTACCCCGCCGGCGTCTACGGTCTGCAGGGCTACCTGGTGACGGTCACGTCGGCCGAGGAGAACGCCTTCGTGGCCGCGAAGCTCCAGGGACAGGGCTGGATGGGCGCCAGCGACGACGGCGACGACAAGGTGTGGCGCTGGGTCGCCGGGCCCGAGGCGGGCACCGTGTTCTTCCACCAGAACGGCTACAACGCGACCGGCCCCAACTCGTGCGGCAGCGGCGGCACCGCCGTAGGCGGCGCGTACGTCAACTGGGACGCCGGCGAGCCCAACGACTTCAGCGGCGGCTGCGCGAACGGCGAGAACTTCGCCCACTTCCTCGAGAGCGGCAAGTGGAACGACTACCCGAACTCGAACTCCAACATCGCAGGCTACGTCGTCGAGTACGGCTCGCCTGCCGAGGCCGACGCCATCGACCAGCTCACGGCCTCGAAGACCGTCGAGCTCCTGTTCGGCCCCGAGCTGACCTCGTTCTCCCCGACGAGCGCCGGGCAGGGCGAGACCGTGACGATCACGGGCTCGAACCTCACCGGCACGACCGAGGTGAGCTTCGGCGGCGTGCCCGCCTTCGACTTCACGGTCGTGGACGACACCACCGTCGAGGCGACCGTCGCCTACGGCTCGAGCGGCCCTGTCGAGGTGACCACCTCGTACGGGGAGGCCGAGCTGGCCGGGTTCGCGTTCGAGCAGCCCGAGGCCTACACGTTCGACTACCTGCCCATCGGCAGGCTCGACGGCGTCGACGGCTGGACCACCGCGCCCATCGGGGGCAGCAGCTACGGCATGCAGGTCCTCGTCCCCGGGGTCACCGCGCCGCTCGACGGCGGCAGCCAGAACACGGCGGTGCCGGGGCATGACGGCAGCCGCGCCGCACGCTTCCCCTTCGGCGGGCCGGGCGTCGGGGGTCGCGCCTACCGCGTCGACAACGCCAACTGGTCCCTGCCCGACGTCCCCGCGGGCCAGGTCACCGTCGTCGAGTTCGAGATGCTAGTCCCGACCGGGGGAGGCGGGTTCGCGCTCGGCCGCGACGCCGACGGCGACGGCACCCTCCAACAAGACGAGCAGGGGCTCGCGCTCACCTTCGTCCAGGACGAGGTCTGGCTCTCCAGGCCCGGCAAGCTCGTGTCCGCGGACCGGCCCGAACTGGCCGACAGGCTCGCGCGCTTCCAGGTCGTCATCGACCGCGGCCTGCCGGGCGGCGTCGCCCACGTGAGCTACCGCGACATCGGCACGCCCGGGAACGAGTGGCTGCAGCTCGAGGCGGAGCTCGACCTCGGCCTCGGCCAGGCGGGCGTGGACGACCCCAACGACTGGAACGCGTTCGCCATCTCCGCGGACTCGTGGGACCCGACGTTCCTCTTCGACGACCTGGGCTCCCGCGCCGTGGCCACGAGCACGCGGGCGCTCGACCTCGGCGACGTCAACGTCGGGTCCGCCTCGACGGCGCAGACCGTGTCAGTCAGCGGCCAGCGCCTCACCGGAGACCTCACCGCCACTGTCACCGGCGACTTCCTCGTGAACGGCGGGACGACCGTCGGGGGCGTGGGGGACGGCACGGTCCTCAGCGTGACCTTCCACCCGACCGCGGGCGGGACCCGCACGGGCGAGCTCGTCCTGCAAGGTGGCGACATGGCCGCGCCGCTCGTCATCGCCCTCACGGGGCAGGGCGTGCCGCCCACGATCACGAGCTTCGACCCCGCGACCGCGGCCACCGGCACGCCTGTCGTCATCTCGGGCGTCAACCTCACCGGCGCCACCGCCGTGAGGTTCGGCGGCGTCGACGCCTACTCCTTCGAGGTCGTCTCCGACACCGAGGTCCACGCGGTCCTCGGCTCCGGCGCCAGCGGCGCGGTCGAGGTCGTCACGCCCAACGGCACGGCCTCGCTGGCCGGCTTCACCGCCCTGCCCGCCGGCAGCGTCTACCTCGAGACCGACCCCGGACCGGGCCGCTACACCATGTCCGCCGACCACCCGGCGCTCGCCGACGGCGCCCTCGAGCCCGACGAGTACGCGGGCGACGTGAGCCTCGACGTCCGCGCAGGCGGCAGCCTGGCGCTGCTGCCGGCGGGCGCCGCGCTCGTCGTCGACTCCGCCGCTGACGTGGTCGTCGCGGCCGGCCTCGACGCGGGCGCGCGCGACGTGACGCTCCTCGCCGCGGACGGCGAGGTCCGGGTGCTCGCCGGCGGCGCCGTCACCGCCGACGGCGACGTCACCCTCGCCGCCGGGTCGTGGACGAACCAGGCCGGGCCCGCCGCCCTCGCCTCCAACGGCGGGCGCGTGCGCGTCTACACCGAGTCGCCCCTGAACGACCAGAACGGGGGCGTGACGTACCGGGAGCGCTTCGGCGTCGCCTACCCCGAAGACCCCCTGGTCAGCGGCGACGTCCTCTACTACCAGGCCAGCCTCGTCGAGGGGCACGTGTTCGTCGACGCCGACCTCAGCGGCGTCATGGGCGCCGGCGAGGCCGGCCTCGCGGGCGTCGCCGTCACGCTCGAGGGCGCCGGCACGAGCGTGGTCACGGACGCCGCCGGACGCTACCGCTTCATCGGCGCGCCCGCCGGCGCCTACGAGGTCGTCGTGGACGACCCGTCCGGCCACGTCGCCGTCGGCTCGAACCGCCTGCCCGTGACCCTGGCGCCGTCCGGGGTCGTGGAGGGCCTCGACGTCGGCTACCACGCCGGCGCGCGGATCGCGGGCGTGCTCTTCCGCGACGACGGCCTGGGCGGGGGCGCGGCGAACGACGGCGTGCAGGACGGGGGCGAGGTGGGCGTGGCCGGCGTGAGGGTCAGCGCCGCGCACCCCGGCGGCCTCGCCATCACCACGACGGGCCCTGACGGCTCCTACGAGCTCTTCGTCGCGGCCGGACCCGTCACCCTCACGCACGAGGGGACGACCGCCACGGGCCGCTTCGACGGCACCGCCGCGGTCCTGGCCGACTCCGGGCCGGCATACCTCGTCGTCTTCACCGCCGCCGGCGGCGCCGACTACCGCCACGACTTCGGCGTCGTGCCGGCCTCCGCGCTGACCCCGGCGCTGTCGCAAGGCCAGGTGTCGGCGCCGGGCGTCCGCTCCTACCTTCTCAGGTACCGCCCGGGCACCGAGGGCCAGGTCACGTTCGACGTGCCGCCCGGCAGGCTCGCGTACCGCCTGTTCCTCGACGCCGCCTGCGTCGGCCTGACGGGCGAGGTCGCCGTCGGGGAGGGCGCGGCGGTGTCCGTGGGCCCGAGCTGGCCGCGCGATGACGGCCGCCTGGCCGACTGCGCCCTCAGGCTCGAGGCGCACGCCGACGCCGGCACGGGCGAGGGCACCTCTGACGTCGCCACCGTCACCGCGGCCCTGCAGTGGGCGAACCAGGTCGCCTTCGACATGTCCGCCGCGACGGTGGAGACGGAGGTGGTCGGCCCCGGACGCCTGGCGATCGCCAAGGAGGGCCGCAACGTGGCCGAGGGCGGGGCGTTCTCGACCCGCTTCGAGGGCGCGCCCGGCGACGTGCTCGAGTACCGCGTCAGCTACGCGAACATCGGCACCGCCGACGTGTTCGACGTCGTCCTCAGGGCCGTCGTGCACGGTCCCACCGAGGTGATCGAGGACGCGGGCGCGGCGGTCCTGGTGTGCCCCGACGGCTCGTCGGTCGACCTCACCCTGACAGGCCCCGCGATCGCCGTCGACCTCGCCGCGACGTGCTCGCTCGAGCTCAGGCCGGCGCCGGACGGCTCCGGCGCGCCGCGCCCCGCGCTGCGGCCGGGCGAGGGCGGCACCCTCGTCTACCGCGTGCGGATCCTCTAGGCCCCGCTACCTCTCCTTCCCGCCGCGGCGCGACCGTCGAGATGGTCGCGCCGCGGTTCCTTCACCGGGGGCCGACGGCGAGGCCGGGCGCTAGAGTCACCGCAAGGCCCACAGCCTTCACTTCGACCACGTGCGGGCGCAGCCCCCGCGCGCACCCCCGGCGCGCCGGCGGGGGCGTCAGGGAGGTCGTATGAGCTCTCCCGGCAGGGGCACGATCGCCGTCCTGGGCGCGACGGGTCGCCTCGGCGGCGCCACCTCCAGGCACCTCCTCGCGGAGGGCTGGCAGGTGCGGGCCGTAACCCGCAAGCCCGAGGGTCCCAAGGCGCGGGCGTTGGCGGAAGCCGGCGCCCAGGTCGTGAGGGCCGACATGGAGGACCGCGCCGCGCTCAGGCAGGCGTTCGCGGGGGCGAGCGGCGTCTTCAACGTCCAGAACCCCATGAAGAGCGGCCTCGAGGCCGAACTGCGCCAGGGCATGAACGTGGCGGAGGCCGCGGCGGAGGCCGGCGTCGGCCACGTCGTCTACGGCTCGGCCGGCGTCGGCAGGTCGGGCACGGGCGTGGGCCAGTGGGAGTCGAAGGTCCGCATCAAGGAGGCCATGCTCTCGCGCGGCCTGCCGCTCACCGTCCTCAGGCCCATGGCGCTCATGGAGCTGATGACCGACGCCGACTTCTACCCGGCGCTGTCGACCTGGCACACGATGCCCAACCTCGCGGGGCCGGACACGAGGATCCCCTGGCTGGCCGCCGACGACCTCGGCGTCATCGCGGCGAAGGCCTTCGCCGACCCCGGCTCGTTCGTGGGGAGGGACGTCGCGCTGGCCGGCGACGTCAGGTCGGTCGAGGAGTGCCGCGCGCTCTACGCGTCGGCGACTGGCCGGGCGCCGCGGAGCTTCCGCGTGCCGGTGTGGCTGTTCGAGCGCATGGCGGGCCGGGACCTCACGGCCATGTGGCGCTGGCTGAGGACGGCCGACCTCGACCTCGACGTGACGCCGACGCTGGCGCTCCACCCCGGCGCGCTGACGGTGGAGCGCTGGCTCCACGGGCGGTTCGCCGCGGCAGCTACGGCTCCGACGCCGAGCTGAGCCGCTACCGCGACGGCCTCGGCTTCACAGTCGACTTCCTGCACGGCGTGCCGCCCTTCTACGGCTCGGTGTCGCGCGGCGCCGCGACCATCCACCCGCGCTTCGTGCACGACCCGGCCGCGCTGGGGCCCGCCTCCGAGGAGGGGTCGCTGGTCGCCGCCTACGTGGAGGTCGACGACGTCAAGGCGCTCTACGCCGAGTACGTGGAGGCGGGCGTCGACTTCGCCAAGAAGCTG from Trueperaceae bacterium harbors:
- a CDS encoding SdrD B-like domain-containing protein, translated to MRRQERRSGADLRRRGPVVRARPLAVALALLASWLAAAALAQSFTNPGFEDGLTGWTTAGSATTIGTTTVATDQSDWTVAPYSGAGSMLRLTPNGAPTRAQAWAELGLPAATQSYLTGIFPNTTDYAYVYRSVDLDAGDTFTLAWNYVATDYDPFNDGSFVLFSNLTNPAALPLIDGEVGDLRLLGVTVTGGNYVTGSYGSTGWQTVSFEARAAGTYRLALVVFNLDDTAYPPYLFVDEASGTTLKDGTPFAPIPPSDDAPPPMVQPDALVDTGAVSAVTAVSATVAGTITDPGATAVTAHGHVWSTSPNPTVNLATKTDLGAAAGAGSFASDLTGLQAETTYYVRAYATNMNGTAYGDEVAFTTAAPPSSPSVTTSAGSSAFSPALGPVVVDPGLTVSDDDVHGATVSIESGFTPGDTLAFTPLHGVTGSFNAATGVLTLTGTATAAQYQEVLRGVTFSTASQASDAPRTITFNLAGEALYLAYSGHFYEFVTAPAITWTDAHARAEAMSSYGSAGYPAGVYGLQGYLVTVTSAEENAFVAAKLQGQGWMGASDDGDDKVWRWVAGPEAGTVFFHQNGYNATGPNSCGSGGTAVGGAYVNWDAGEPNDFSGGCANGENFAHFLESGKWNDYPNSNSNIAGYVVEYGSPAEADAIDQLTASKTVELLFGPELTSFSPTSAGQGETVTITGSNLTGTTEVSFGGVPAFDFTVVDDTTVEATVAYGSSGPVEVTTSYGEAELAGFAFEQPEAYTFDYLPIGRLDGVDGWTTAPIGGSSYGMQVLVPGVTAPLDGGSQNTAVPGHDGSRAARFPFGGPGVGGRAYRVDNANWSLPDVPAGQVTVVEFEMLVPTGGGGFALGRDADGDGTLQQDEQGLALTFVQDEVWLSRPGKLVSADRPELADRLARFQVVIDRGLPGGVAHVSYRDIGTPGNEWLQLEAELDLGLGQAGVDDPNDWNAFAISADSWDPTFLFDDLGSRAVATSTRALDLGDVNVGSASTAQTVSVSGQRLTGDLTATVTGDFLVNGGTTVGGVGDGTVLSVTFHPTAGGTRTGELVLQGGDMAAPLVIALTGQGVPPTITSFDPATAATGTPVVISGVNLTGATAVRFGGVDAYSFEVVSDTEVHAVLGSGASGAVEVVTPNGTASLAGFTALPAGSVYLETDPGPGRYTMSADHPALADGALEPDEYAGDVSLDVRAGGSLALLPAGAALVVDSAADVVVAAGLDAGARDVTLLAADGEVRVLAGGAVTADGDVTLAAGSWTNQAGPAALASNGGRVRVYTESPLNDQNGGVTYRERFGVAYPEDPLVSGDVLYYQASLVEGHVFVDADLSGVMGAGEAGLAGVAVTLEGAGTSVVTDAAGRYRFIGAPAGAYEVVVDDPSGHVAVGSNRLPVTLAPSGVVEGLDVGYHAGARIAGVLFRDDGLGGGAANDGVQDGGEVGVAGVRVSAAHPGGLAITTTGPDGSYELFVAAGPVTLTHEGTTATGRFDGTAAVLADSGPAYLVVFTAAGGADYRHDFGVVPASALTPALSQGQVSAPGVRSYLLRYRPGTEGQVTFDVPPGRLAYRLFLDAACVGLTGEVAVGEGAAVSVGPSWPRDDGRLADCALRLEAHADAGTGEGTSDVATVTAALQWANQVAFDMSAATVETEVVGPGRLAIAKEGRNVAEGGAFSTRFEGAPGDVLEYRVSYANIGTADVFDVVLRAVVHGPTEVIEDAGAAVLVCPDGSSVDLTLTGPAIAVDLAATCSLELRPAPDGSGAPRPALRPGEGGTLVYRVRIL
- a CDS encoding NmrA family NAD(P)-binding protein, whose protein sequence is MSSPGRGTIAVLGATGRLGGATSRHLLAEGWQVRAVTRKPEGPKARALAEAGAQVVRADMEDRAALRQAFAGASGVFNVQNPMKSGLEAELRQGMNVAEAAAEAGVGHVVYGSAGVGRSGTGVGQWESKVRIKEAMLSRGLPLTVLRPMALMELMTDADFYPALSTWHTMPNLAGPDTRIPWLAADDLGVIAAKAFADPGSFVGRDVALAGDVRSVEECRALYASATGRAPRSFRVPVWLFERMAGRDLTAMWRWLRTADLDLDVTPTLALHPGALTVERWLHGRFAAAATAPTPS
- a CDS encoding VOC family protein, which encodes MSRYRDGLGFTVDFLHGVPPFYGSVSRGAATIHPRFVHDPAALGPASEEGSLVAAYVEVDDVKALYAEYVEAGVDFAKKLGREAWGGSDLMVVDPDGNGVCFVTGP